In Iodobacter fluviatilis, one DNA window encodes the following:
- a CDS encoding O-antigen ligase family protein, translating into MINVLDSRRDEPLFWLLIAQICWAPLPLASNRTWALGILLCISLVLWLSAAVRYRSHWPLVIDRLKLFALPLGVLLALLCWTLLQATPLPFGLIQYLSPNAAQIWQSIAPDASATLSLNAAQTQLQAALCFIYGSAFLFTVLLVRSSRRMMALAYALLFMALFQALLGGFLYSFNAQYELFTSDVFHGRMLGTYVYHNNAAGMLAMCLSVGIGLFIVQLEKNTGSQHKKWTVNLLDFMLSKKMLLRLGLVILVIALVMTRSRMGNAGFFTAMLLSLALYAVFSPKVRKVIFILLISLVLIDIWILGQWVGLDKVVDRLEATQLNNSAKAAVISKAQQAGANSLNFVQPHIEESVEERTLPVAYAQHAVGDYFWTGSGAGTFYSIFPQYRPANSKGYYDHAHNDYVEILTDYGVMGASLFAILALSTLWQIVTTIKIRKHPVARGIALGVLMAMLEIFLHSLVDFNLQIPANALLFTVIIALGWSTAQVDKQTQHI; encoded by the coding sequence ATGATAAATGTTTTAGATTCCCGCCGTGATGAGCCTTTATTCTGGCTTTTAATTGCACAGATTTGCTGGGCGCCTTTGCCACTGGCCAGTAATCGCACTTGGGCACTGGGTATTTTGCTCTGTATTAGTTTAGTGCTTTGGTTAAGCGCAGCTGTACGCTACCGTAGCCATTGGCCTTTGGTCATTGATCGCTTAAAACTATTTGCTCTGCCTTTAGGCGTCTTACTGGCGCTATTGTGCTGGACCCTATTGCAAGCCACGCCTTTGCCCTTCGGGCTTATTCAATACTTATCGCCCAATGCGGCGCAGATATGGCAAAGCATTGCACCTGATGCCAGTGCAACCTTATCGCTTAATGCCGCGCAAACCCAATTACAAGCAGCACTGTGCTTTATTTATGGCAGTGCATTTTTATTTACGGTATTGCTGGTGCGCTCTTCCCGGCGAATGATGGCCTTAGCCTATGCCCTGCTTTTTATGGCGCTTTTTCAGGCTTTATTAGGCGGTTTTTTATATTCTTTTAATGCGCAATACGAGCTGTTTACCAGCGATGTTTTCCATGGCCGTATGTTAGGCACGTATGTTTACCACAACAATGCGGCCGGGATGCTGGCCATGTGTTTATCTGTGGGCATTGGTTTATTTATTGTTCAATTAGAAAAAAACACCGGCAGCCAGCATAAAAAATGGACGGTTAATTTGCTTGATTTTATGCTGAGCAAAAAAATGCTGCTGCGTCTGGGGCTGGTGATTTTAGTCATTGCACTGGTCATGACCCGATCCCGCATGGGAAATGCAGGCTTTTTTACGGCCATGCTTTTAAGCCTAGCTTTATATGCCGTATTTAGCCCAAAGGTACGTAAAGTTATTTTTATCTTGTTAATCAGCCTAGTGCTAATTGATATCTGGATACTGGGCCAGTGGGTGGGGCTAGATAAAGTGGTAGACCGGCTGGAGGCTACCCAGCTGAATAATTCAGCCAAGGCCGCCGTCATCAGCAAGGCGCAGCAAGCCGGTGCAAACTCGCTTAATTTTGTGCAGCCCCATATCGAGGAATCGGTAGAGGAGCGCACCCTGCCTGTTGCTTATGCCCAACACGCTGTGGGCGATTATTTCTGGACAGGATCTGGCGCTGGGACGTTTTACTCTATTTTCCCCCAATACCGCCCTGCTAACTCCAAAGGCTATTACGATCACGCCCACAATGATTATGTAGAGATTCTGACGGATTACGGCGTAATGGGTGCAAGCCTGTTTGCTATTTTGGCGCTCTCTACGCTGTGGCAAATTGTCACCACGATTAAAATCCGCAAACACCCGGTAGCCCGTGGCATTGCCCTTGGCGTGCTGATGGCCATGCTGGAAATCTTTTTGCACAGCCTTGTGGATTTCAATTTGCAAATCCCCGCTAACGCCCTGCTCTTTACCGTGATTATTGCCTTAGGCTGGAGCACGGCGCAGGTGGATAAAC
- a CDS encoding undecaprenyl-phosphate glucose phosphotransferase translates to MRANATRNGSPLLSTLILLLDIAAVWISAFTAARWRFGTEDLDGNYATLVLATSLMVAGCSSAVYKSFRGGSWLAMLGRVKLTWLVSCGLLVAWLFFSKSADAYSRLFIGTWMLLMLISLVLERSLVLLGMRWLSKKGYNTKDVLLVGTGPMSADLKRRAKRSSWSGYQIRRVVNAHSLDLVEKLAADNDFDEVWINLGVNDTALIPKVLHALRYSAADIRVVPDMLTYKIMNHGITFIMGMPMLDISASSLGGTNKLIKRIEDYLLASLILILISPVLLGIAIAVKITSPGPVFFRQRRHGWNGEEIKVYKFRSMKVHSEDKNIVTQAQKNDSRFTPIGPFLRRTSLDELPQFINVLQGRMSVVGPRPHAVQHNHHYKELIPRYMLRHKMKPGITGWAQINGLRGETDTLDKMEARVNYDLHYLENWSLYLDLKIVFLTVFKGFINKNAY, encoded by the coding sequence ATGCGGGCGAATGCAACAAGAAACGGATCACCTTTATTAAGCACGCTGATTTTATTATTAGACATTGCAGCAGTCTGGATCAGCGCGTTTACTGCGGCAAGATGGCGTTTTGGTACTGAAGATCTGGATGGCAATTACGCAACTCTGGTATTGGCAACCAGCCTGATGGTGGCAGGCTGCTCATCTGCCGTTTACAAATCGTTTCGCGGTGGCAGCTGGCTGGCCATGCTGGGCAGGGTAAAGCTGACATGGCTGGTGTCTTGTGGCTTGCTGGTGGCTTGGCTGTTCTTTTCTAAAAGTGCAGATGCGTACTCCAGGCTATTTATTGGCACATGGATGCTGTTGATGCTGATCAGCCTAGTGCTAGAGCGCTCACTGGTCTTGCTGGGGATGCGCTGGCTTAGTAAAAAAGGCTACAACACCAAAGATGTATTACTGGTGGGCACAGGACCGATGAGCGCAGATTTAAAGCGGCGTGCAAAGCGATCATCGTGGAGCGGCTATCAGATCCGCAGGGTAGTTAACGCGCATTCATTAGATCTTGTTGAAAAACTAGCCGCAGATAATGATTTTGATGAAGTGTGGATTAACCTTGGCGTAAACGATACCGCGCTTATCCCAAAAGTATTGCACGCACTGCGCTACAGCGCGGCCGATATCCGCGTGGTGCCGGATATGCTGACGTATAAAATTATGAATCACGGCATTACTTTTATCATGGGCATGCCCATGTTGGATATTTCTGCTTCATCGTTGGGTGGCACGAATAAACTGATTAAAAGAATAGAAGACTATTTACTGGCCAGCCTGATCCTTATTCTGATCAGCCCTGTATTACTTGGCATTGCCATTGCAGTAAAAATCACCTCGCCCGGCCCGGTATTTTTCAGGCAACGCCGCCATGGCTGGAATGGCGAAGAAATAAAAGTATACAAATTTCGCAGTATGAAAGTGCACAGCGAAGACAAAAATATTGTGACCCAGGCACAAAAGAACGACAGCAGATTCACACCCATCGGCCCTTTTTTACGCCGTACCAGTCTGGATGAATTGCCACAATTTATTAATGTATTACAAGGCCGCATGAGCGTAGTAGGCCCAAGGCCGCACGCCGTGCAACATAATCATCATTATAAAGAGCTGATCCCCCGCTATATGCTGCGCCACAAAATGAAACCCGGCATTACCGGCTGGGCACAAATCAACGGCCTGCGAGGCGAAACTGATACGCTGGATAAAATGGAAGCACGCGTTAATTACGATTTACATTATTTAGAAAACTGGTCTTTGTATCTGGATTTAAAAATTGTGTTTTTGACTGTCTTTAAAGGATTTATCAATAAAAATGCTTACTAA
- a CDS encoding WecB/TagA/CpsF family glycosyltransferase, which yields MQNTSDVNLIKSKAVFGLNFSMLTLEEVVKTATCNEIGHHFPSRLLITPNVDHIVTLHNNPTYREACHSAWLLTVDGFPVERFLSLVGVKIPERVTGADLFPKLMQAMRPDKHRPCFMVATEFTQHFLTLWLKKHGFNESEFLVEVPPFGFEKNDDFSKSFIEKLKSVQCTHLYMGVGAPKSEIWAYLHRDSIENMHVFCFGAAIEFFSENMTRAPVWMQKNGFEWLWRLGCEPSRLAKRYLINSWKFFYYAGKEMLNQRKLGYENK from the coding sequence ATGCAAAATACCTCTGATGTAAATTTGATAAAAAGTAAGGCAGTATTTGGTTTGAATTTTAGTATGTTAACACTGGAGGAAGTGGTTAAGACGGCGACATGTAATGAAATTGGACATCATTTCCCTTCTCGTCTTTTAATTACCCCTAATGTTGATCACATCGTTACTCTTCATAATAATCCCACCTACAGAGAAGCTTGCCACTCCGCATGGTTGTTAACTGTGGATGGTTTTCCTGTGGAACGATTTTTATCGCTAGTCGGTGTAAAAATCCCTGAGCGGGTAACCGGTGCAGATTTATTTCCTAAATTAATGCAGGCTATGCGCCCGGATAAACACAGACCATGTTTTATGGTTGCTACAGAGTTTACTCAGCATTTTTTAACTTTATGGCTTAAAAAGCATGGTTTTAATGAGTCAGAGTTTCTAGTTGAAGTGCCACCCTTCGGCTTTGAAAAAAATGATGATTTTTCAAAGTCATTTATTGAAAAATTAAAATCAGTGCAATGTACTCACCTGTATATGGGAGTTGGTGCACCAAAATCAGAAATTTGGGCTTATCTTCACAGAGATAGCATTGAAAATATGCATGTATTTTGTTTTGGCGCTGCAATTGAATTTTTTAGTGAAAATATGACCAGAGCGCCTGTATGGATGCAGAAAAATGGTTTTGAGTGGTTGTGGCGGCTCGGCTGCGAGCCAAGTCGTTTAGCGAAACGTTATTTGATCAACTCGTGGAAATTTTTTTATTATGCAGGAAAAGAAATGCTGAATCAGCGTAAATTGGGCTATGAGAATAAATAA
- a CDS encoding glycosyltransferase yields the protein MKANNSENPSLIVDFSHMGRKITGIERISEELFSPSVLKKFNVMHTKPATALGMIKAQWLDIPLLARKNPQAQILFPGFPPSILISMLFGKRVVPYIHDLFLLERPEELNIRARLYMRPSFIYAIKNLKMFFVNSQTTADNLAKVTCPDARIYKLRPRAENVFSLDFKERSLPAGNAPLKIMMLGTLEPRKNYLFAAQMTQQLSAQLGRPVELHISGREGWGNVLETLKPYPHIKYHGYLSIDELQDLLDTSHLFLCTSLDEGLGLPLLEVLYSGIPIIASDIPVFKEVTANAKSVLISNSNEYEASCSIAAAIHDGSIFETSITAAKNAIESWNTLAQHDRKRAFSMVLPK from the coding sequence ATGAAGGCTAATAATTCAGAAAATCCCAGTTTAATTGTCGATTTCTCTCATATGGGCCGAAAAATAACGGGTATTGAGCGCATTTCAGAAGAGTTGTTTTCGCCTTCAGTATTAAAAAAATTTAATGTAATGCATACTAAGCCAGCAACTGCATTGGGTATGATTAAAGCACAGTGGCTGGATATTCCTTTGCTGGCGCGCAAAAACCCGCAAGCACAAATATTGTTTCCGGGGTTTCCGCCCAGCATATTAATCAGTATGTTGTTTGGTAAAAGAGTTGTGCCTTATATTCATGATTTATTTTTGCTGGAACGCCCTGAAGAGCTAAACATCCGGGCGAGGCTATATATGCGCCCATCGTTTATCTATGCGATTAAAAACTTAAAAATGTTTTTTGTGAATTCACAGACTACTGCAGATAATTTAGCAAAAGTTACATGCCCTGATGCCAGAATTTATAAATTAAGGCCTAGGGCAGAAAATGTATTTAGCTTAGATTTTAAAGAACGCAGTCTGCCTGCGGGTAATGCCCCACTGAAAATAATGATGCTTGGTACATTAGAGCCACGCAAAAATTATCTTTTTGCTGCTCAAATGACTCAGCAATTGTCAGCTCAATTAGGAAGACCCGTAGAGTTGCATATTTCTGGGCGTGAAGGCTGGGGCAATGTGCTGGAAACGCTAAAGCCATACCCTCATATAAAATATCATGGCTATTTGTCCATAGATGAATTGCAAGATTTACTTGATACGAGTCATCTTTTTCTTTGCACGTCACTTGATGAAGGCTTGGGTTTGCCATTGCTGGAGGTTTTGTATAGTGGCATACCAATTATTGCGTCAGATATTCCGGTGTTTAAGGAAGTAACTGCAAATGCTAAATCAGTATTAATTAGTAATAGTAATGAATACGAAGCGAGTTGTTCAATTGCCGCTGCTATTCATGATGGAAGTATATTTGAAACATCAATTACAGCAGCTAAGAATGCAATTGAATCCTGGAATACACTCGCTCAACATGATAGAAAGCGGGCTTTTTCTATGGTATTGCCTAAATGA
- a CDS encoding acyltransferase family protein → MNRNSAIDVAKVVCAILIYLLHANIAKHFGPVFQSILENGIFRIGVPFFFTVSGYYFFNNVETSSDLYNWCKTLLIIYLFWMMVYLPFYYKESLFTYIFGFWHLWYLMALLLAGVILYLIKDFKYTIPMVIAVAILGVVVQYVRSMVDLSNFVLEPVITNDFFSRNFLFFALPYVYIGWLINKHNLKTRVKKYTLVSLLFIGLFAVVLESALQPQLIVNANFSRDLLFSNIVFLPLLLVGCLSLKVTVNNSRLLRDFSTILFLVHPLAIIIANKLGSNEYRVIFQFGILLLIIPMAYIVKKYIKFVF, encoded by the coding sequence ATGAATAGAAATAGTGCAATTGATGTTGCAAAAGTAGTGTGCGCCATTCTTATATATTTATTGCATGCTAATATAGCAAAGCACTTTGGACCTGTTTTTCAATCCATATTAGAAAATGGTATATTTAGAATAGGAGTACCATTTTTCTTTACGGTGTCTGGATATTATTTTTTTAATAATGTTGAAACCTCTTCTGATTTATATAATTGGTGTAAAACTTTGTTGATAATTTACTTGTTTTGGATGATGGTGTACTTACCATTTTATTATAAAGAGTCATTGTTTACTTATATATTTGGATTTTGGCATTTATGGTATTTAATGGCTCTTTTGTTGGCTGGCGTTATTTTGTATTTAATTAAAGACTTTAAATACACGATACCTATGGTTATTGCTGTCGCGATATTAGGGGTTGTTGTTCAATATGTTCGCAGTATGGTTGACCTTTCTAATTTCGTATTAGAGCCCGTCATAACTAATGACTTTTTTTCAAGAAATTTTTTATTCTTTGCTCTGCCATATGTATATATAGGCTGGTTAATTAATAAACATAATCTGAAAACTAGAGTGAAAAAATATACTCTTGTTTCATTGCTGTTTATTGGATTGTTCGCAGTCGTGCTTGAGTCAGCATTACAGCCACAGTTAATTGTTAATGCAAATTTTTCCAGGGATTTGCTTTTTAGTAATATAGTATTCTTACCATTGCTGCTTGTTGGTTGTTTGAGTTTAAAAGTTACAGTTAATAATTCGCGTCTATTACGCGATTTCTCAACCATCCTTTTTTTAGTTCACCCTCTAGCAATTATTATTGCCAATAAATTAGGTTCAAATGAATATAGAGTAATCTTTCAATTTGGAATTTTATTACTTATCATTCCTATGGCATACATAGTAAAAAAATATATTAAATTCGTTTTTTAG